The Blastomonas fulva genome contains a region encoding:
- a CDS encoding flagellar biosynthetic protein FliQ — MEQTDYFIGLAQQTLWITALASAPLLIPALLVGVLLGMVQAATSINEATLSFVPKLVVLAIILALFGGSILYLIADFTVEIFSRIPDLLL, encoded by the coding sequence ATGGAACAGACCGACTATTTCATCGGCCTCGCGCAGCAGACCTTGTGGATAACCGCGCTGGCCTCGGCCCCGCTGCTGATCCCCGCTTTGCTGGTCGGCGTGTTGCTCGGCATGGTGCAGGCGGCGACCTCGATCAACGAGGCGACCTTGAGCTTCGTGCCCAAGCTGGTCGTGCTCGCGATCATCCTGGCGCTGTTCGGCGGATCGATCCTCTATCTGATCGCCGACTTCACCGTCGAAATCTTCAGCCGTATTCCGGACCTGCTGCTGTGA
- a CDS encoding EscU/YscU/HrcU family type III secretion system export apparatus switch protein translates to MAEQPPGGGEKTEAPTEKRLRDSAEKGDVLQSKELGTAMIMIGGTFAFVLFGDVMVSAIASMLRTGLVFDLHDATDFNVGQRTFTLLAPLALPFGGLFVFLMLAAVATPASLGSLGFRWSAVAPKASKLNPMAGFKRMFGLHGLIELGKSMAKVALMGTVGVVMIMSMLPQMAELGHGDVRAGIGAFGDLFALTMMAMAGCLGLIAMIDVPAQWFQRNQKLKMTKQEIKDEHKETEGSPELKQAVRRRQYEMLNGSTRKAVEEATVILVNPTHFAIALRYDRLRDAAPVVLARGRGAIAQAMREIAMEKGVTILRYPELTRAIYFTSKPGAIIDERLYMAVATLLAFVFRINEKMDVGFGQPDLAVPADMLFDMDGKPQK, encoded by the coding sequence ATGGCAGAACAGCCCCCCGGCGGCGGTGAAAAAACCGAAGCACCAACCGAAAAGCGGTTGCGCGATTCGGCGGAAAAGGGCGATGTGCTCCAGTCCAAGGAACTGGGCACCGCGATGATCATGATCGGCGGCACCTTCGCCTTCGTGCTGTTCGGCGATGTCATGGTCTCGGCGATCGCATCGATGCTGCGCACCGGGCTGGTGTTCGATCTGCACGACGCAACCGATTTCAACGTCGGCCAGCGCACCTTCACGCTGCTGGCGCCGCTGGCGCTGCCCTTTGGCGGGCTGTTCGTGTTCCTGATGCTGGCGGCGGTGGCGACACCGGCGTCGCTCGGCTCGCTGGGCTTCCGCTGGAGCGCGGTGGCGCCAAAGGCCAGCAAGCTCAACCCGATGGCGGGCTTCAAGCGGATGTTCGGGCTGCACGGGCTTATCGAGCTGGGCAAGTCCATGGCCAAGGTTGCGCTGATGGGCACCGTGGGCGTGGTGATGATCATGTCGATGCTGCCGCAGATGGCCGAGCTCGGCCATGGCGATGTCCGCGCCGGGATCGGGGCGTTCGGCGACCTGTTCGCGCTGACGATGATGGCGATGGCGGGCTGTCTGGGGCTGATCGCGATGATCGATGTCCCCGCGCAGTGGTTCCAGCGCAACCAGAAGCTCAAGATGACCAAGCAGGAAATCAAGGACGAGCACAAGGAAACCGAAGGTTCGCCCGAGCTGAAACAGGCGGTGCGGCGGCGGCAGTACGAGATGCTCAACGGATCGACCCGCAAGGCGGTCGAGGAAGCGACCGTGATCCTGGTCAACCCGACCCATTTCGCCATCGCGCTGCGCTATGACCGGCTGCGCGATGCGGCGCCCGTGGTGCTGGCGCGTGGCCGTGGGGCGATTGCCCAGGCGATGCGCGAGATTGCGATGGAAAAGGGCGTCACGATCCTGCGCTATCCCGAACTCACCCGCGCGATCTACTTCACCTCCAAGCCGGGCGCGATTATCGACGAGCGGCTGTACATGGCGGTCGCGACGCTGCTCGCCTTCGTCTTCCGCATCAACGAAAAGATGGATGTCGGCTTTGGCCAACCCGACCTCGCGGTGCCCGCCGACATGCTTTTTGATATGGACGGAAAGCCGCAGAAATGA
- a CDS encoding sterol desaturase family protein, protein MIASGQPWLISGVLIGTALALMLAEAVWPRRRHRMPLLQRWRTHLGFVLVNMPIERGVQALVFIGVFGAVTGYALHPDFGLLPQTGLPFWAQGLIAILLLDLAVWAQHWATHRLPLLWRLHRVHHADRDLDMSTALRFHPLEIGLSMLFKLGVALALGAPLWALIVFELLLAVLPMFNHANLALPLSLDSMLRLVIVTPDMHRVHHSTRRVEHDSNYGFCLSIWDRLFRTYRARPSGGHEAMTIGLADYPGRESMRFGWSMQLPFR, encoded by the coding sequence ATGATCGCCAGCGGCCAGCCCTGGCTGATCAGCGGGGTGCTGATCGGCACCGCGCTGGCGCTGATGCTGGCCGAGGCGGTCTGGCCGCGCCGTCGCCACCGGATGCCGCTCTTGCAGCGCTGGCGCACGCATCTGGGCTTTGTGCTGGTCAACATGCCGATCGAGCGGGGTGTCCAGGCCCTGGTGTTCATCGGCGTGTTCGGCGCGGTCACCGGCTATGCGCTCCATCCTGATTTCGGGCTGTTGCCGCAGACCGGGCTGCCCTTCTGGGCGCAGGGGCTGATCGCAATCCTGCTGCTCGATCTTGCTGTCTGGGCGCAGCACTGGGCGACGCACCGGCTGCCTTTGCTGTGGCGGCTGCACCGCGTGCACCATGCCGACCGCGATCTCGACATGTCGACGGCGCTGCGCTTCCATCCGCTGGAGATCGGCCTGTCGATGCTGTTCAAGCTGGGCGTGGCGCTGGCGCTGGGGGCGCCGCTCTGGGCGCTGATCGTGTTCGAGCTGCTGCTTGCGGTGCTGCCGATGTTCAACCACGCCAATCTCGCGCTGCCCTTGTCGCTGGATAGCATGCTGCGGCTGGTGATCGTCACGCCGGACATGCACCGCGTGCACCACAGCACCCGGCGGGTCGAGCATGACAGCAATTACGGCTTCTGCCTGTCGATCTGGGACCGGCTCTTTCGCACCTATCGCGCCCGGCCCAGCGGGGGGCACGAGGCGATGACGATCGGCCTTGCCGATTATCCGGGGCGCGAATCGATGCGGTTCGGCTGGTCGATGCAGCTGCCGTTCCGCTGA
- a CDS encoding AmpG family muropeptide MFS transporter — protein MEQTLIFIAIIAAVVATGFVVPAFRPYVRPMPFVAFLLGIASGFPLTLLLATMAFWLSRVGIDKSTIGFAIGLTTPYTLKFLWAPLVDKLPLPLLTRWFGQRRAWLFLIQGLLFAALWQLGASNPASNLGWFAVCAIVVAFLSATQDIVIDAYRIEILSDQELPHGTAMNQFGYRTGNLLAGAGTIYLASAEGAGLGWATAYGFTAFCVLPAAIAALFAGPGQYVERHAIAAGQSFGNWIAETVLNPFREFLTRNGAVLILAFVLIYKVGDAMGQIMLAPMIVELGFSDTEYVTVNKFVGFAALIVGSAFGAPFIAWLGMGRALFVSGLLMMFSNLLFAVLAATGDSNVMLAIAVGTENFTSGIGLTVFVTYLSGLSNLAYTATQFALLSSFAAVGRTWLSAPSGYLAENLGWVNFWICTVAIAVPGMVLLWILWKRGFVVETVRQTPAVVAEPAPASQ, from the coding sequence GTGGAACAAACGCTGATTTTTATCGCCATCATCGCTGCGGTGGTGGCTACAGGTTTCGTCGTCCCAGCCTTCCGCCCGTATGTTAGGCCGATGCCGTTTGTCGCGTTTTTACTAGGTATAGCTAGCGGCTTCCCGCTGACTTTGTTGTTGGCCACCATGGCCTTTTGGCTTTCACGTGTTGGCATCGACAAATCGACAATTGGATTCGCGATAGGGCTGACCACGCCCTATACTCTTAAGTTTCTGTGGGCACCGCTGGTTGATAAACTGCCGTTACCGCTTCTGACGCGTTGGTTTGGTCAGCGCCGTGCTTGGCTGTTTCTGATTCAAGGATTGCTTTTTGCAGCTCTGTGGCAACTAGGCGCCAGTAATCCTGCCAGCAACCTTGGTTGGTTTGCTGTATGTGCCATTGTTGTCGCATTTCTTTCGGCAACACAGGACATCGTAATTGATGCCTATCGCATCGAGATTTTATCCGACCAGGAACTTCCTCACGGCACCGCGATGAATCAATTCGGTTATCGTACGGGCAACCTGCTGGCGGGGGCAGGCACAATCTATCTTGCCTCAGCCGAAGGCGCAGGGCTTGGCTGGGCAACGGCCTATGGCTTCACCGCTTTTTGCGTCCTGCCAGCAGCCATTGCGGCGCTATTCGCAGGGCCTGGCCAGTATGTCGAACGGCATGCGATCGCTGCAGGGCAGTCGTTTGGTAACTGGATCGCCGAAACGGTACTTAACCCATTTCGTGAATTCCTGACCCGAAACGGCGCCGTTCTCATTCTAGCATTTGTGCTGATCTACAAAGTCGGCGATGCAATGGGTCAGATCATGCTTGCCCCGATGATCGTTGAGTTGGGGTTCAGCGACACGGAGTATGTCACGGTCAACAAGTTCGTCGGCTTCGCAGCATTGATTGTCGGATCGGCCTTTGGAGCACCCTTCATCGCCTGGCTGGGCATGGGGCGTGCACTGTTCGTGTCGGGTCTGCTAATGATGTTCTCTAACCTTCTGTTTGCTGTACTCGCTGCCACGGGTGACTCCAATGTGATGCTGGCGATTGCAGTAGGAACCGAGAACTTTACAAGCGGGATTGGGCTGACGGTTTTTGTGACATATCTATCCGGCTTATCAAACCTTGCCTATACCGCGACCCAATTTGCATTACTGTCATCGTTTGCAGCTGTAGGGCGAACATGGTTGTCGGCACCTTCTGGTTATCTTGCAGAGAACCTGGGTTGGGTGAATTTTTGGATATGCACAGTCGCTATCGCAGTTCCCGGTATGGTCCTTCTCTGGATTTTGTGGAAGCGCGGCTTTGTCGTCGAAACGGTGCGGCAGACGCCTGCTGTGGTGGCAGAACCGGCCCCCGCTTCGCAATAG
- the fliD gene encoding flagellar filament capping protein FliD, translated as MVTNSGISNLITGFTGVNSASLVNDLVAASLQPKQDAVRERQNLNQARISALASASSALDTFSTALTEILNGRKFSGSLVSTRGDLVAASFIPGQKPEGLPATVQVSQLASAQSVVSASSYAANAQVGEGTLTFTTATGSFDVTIDSTNNSLGGLRDAINAADGGVTASIVTDNSGSRLVLRGREGSANSFTVTGSGGGAALDAFAYPPAGGAGMNSVTTAADSLVNVNGIQVVNSSNQIDTAVPGVRINLLAAAPGTNVVISGDQPTSSIKDVLTEFVKAYNNLRGALNEATAPGLDGASGGPLAGERAARDMMRAMASLTTKPLTDTGAYTSLADIGVSTNRDGTLTLNSVRFDRALAADPEGVARMLEPATPTAANPGLAKAFEDVKTSLKAPSSSLTGAQERLKKLAANLTEQLEKVQEDSDRYREQLEKTFGDMDRQLTILRSTQSYIEQQVSVWSNSNNN; from the coding sequence ATGGTCACCAATAGCGGAATTTCGAATCTCATCACCGGCTTTACCGGCGTGAACAGCGCATCGCTGGTCAACGATCTGGTGGCAGCATCGCTGCAGCCCAAACAGGATGCGGTGCGCGAGCGGCAGAACCTGAACCAGGCGCGGATTTCCGCGCTCGCTTCCGCCTCGTCGGCGCTCGACACCTTCTCCACCGCGCTCACCGAAATCCTCAACGGCCGCAAATTCTCCGGCTCGCTGGTCTCGACCCGCGGCGACCTCGTTGCCGCCAGCTTCATTCCGGGCCAGAAGCCGGAGGGACTGCCCGCCACGGTGCAGGTCAGCCAGCTCGCCTCGGCGCAGAGCGTGGTGTCCGCATCGTCCTATGCCGCCAATGCGCAGGTGGGTGAGGGGACGCTGACCTTCACCACCGCGACCGGAAGCTTCGACGTCACGATCGATTCGACCAACAACAGCCTGGGCGGCCTTCGCGATGCGATCAACGCTGCCGATGGCGGCGTCACCGCCAGCATCGTCACCGACAATTCGGGATCGCGGCTGGTGCTGCGCGGGCGCGAAGGATCGGCCAACAGCTTTACCGTCACCGGATCGGGCGGCGGCGCGGCGCTCGATGCGTTCGCCTATCCGCCGGCGGGCGGCGCGGGCATGAATTCGGTCACCACCGCCGCCGACAGCCTGGTCAACGTCAACGGCATCCAGGTGGTCAACAGCTCCAACCAGATCGACACCGCCGTCCCCGGCGTGCGCATCAACCTGCTCGCGGCGGCTCCCGGCACCAATGTGGTGATCAGCGGCGATCAGCCGACCTCGTCGATCAAGGACGTGCTGACCGAGTTCGTGAAGGCCTATAACAACCTGCGCGGCGCGCTCAACGAGGCGACCGCGCCCGGGCTGGATGGTGCGAGCGGCGGGCCGCTGGCCGGCGAGCGCGCGGCGCGCGACATGATGCGCGCGATGGCATCGCTCACGACCAAGCCGCTGACCGACACCGGCGCGTACACGTCGCTGGCCGATATCGGCGTTAGCACCAACCGTGACGGAACGCTTACCCTGAACAGCGTCCGCTTCGATCGCGCGCTCGCCGCCGATCCCGAAGGCGTCGCCAGGATGCTGGAGCCTGCGACCCCCACTGCGGCCAATCCCGGTCTCGCCAAGGCGTTCGAGGATGTGAAGACCAGCCTCAAGGCGCCCAGCAGCTCGCTCACCGGCGCGCAGGAGCGGCTCAAGAAGCTTGCCGCCAATCTGACCGAGCAGCTGGAAAAGGTTCAGGAAGACAGCGATCGCTATCGCGAGCAGCTGGAAAAGACCTTCGGCGACATGGACCGCCAGCTCACCATCCTGCGCTCGACGCAGAGCTATATCGAGCAGCAGGTTTCGGTCTGGTCGAACAGCAACAACAACTAA
- a CDS encoding alkene reductase, giving the protein MPNLFDPIQLGAIACPNRILMAPLTRCRSTRAHVPVALMGDYYAQRASAGLIISEATGISPEGLGTPYAPGIWNDEQVEAWKPITDQVHKAGGRIICQLWHMGRLVHSDFIGGKPPISASATRFDYHAHTYEGTKPYDTARALPVDEIPRVIADYVRATENARRAGFDGVQIHAANGYLIDQFIRSSSNLREDAYGGAIENRIRLLGEITQALVGVWSHEHVSVRLSPNGETQGVNDATPEATFTAAAALLDSIGIAFLELREPPATGTFGASDVPPVSPQIRKVFKGPLVLNSDYVLENASAAMAEGRADAISFGRTFLANPDLPARLAVDAPLTPDNPKRWYGQGAEGYTDYPTMAEQGLVAETATAS; this is encoded by the coding sequence ATGCCAAATCTGTTCGATCCCATCCAGCTGGGCGCGATTGCCTGCCCCAACCGTATCCTGATGGCGCCGCTCACCCGCTGCCGCTCGACCAGGGCGCATGTTCCGGTTGCGCTGATGGGGGACTATTACGCGCAGCGCGCCAGCGCCGGGCTGATCATCTCGGAAGCCACCGGCATCAGCCCCGAAGGACTGGGCACGCCTTATGCGCCCGGCATCTGGAACGATGAGCAGGTCGAAGCCTGGAAGCCGATCACCGATCAGGTGCACAAGGCCGGCGGGCGCATCATCTGCCAGCTGTGGCATATGGGCCGGCTGGTGCATTCGGACTTCATCGGCGGAAAGCCGCCGATCTCGGCGTCGGCGACGCGCTTCGATTATCACGCGCATACCTATGAGGGCACCAAGCCCTATGACACCGCGCGCGCGCTGCCGGTGGACGAAATCCCCCGCGTGATCGCGGACTATGTGCGCGCGACCGAGAACGCGCGCCGCGCCGGGTTCGACGGGGTGCAGATCCACGCCGCCAACGGCTATCTGATCGACCAGTTCATCCGCTCCTCGTCCAACCTGCGCGAGGACGCATATGGCGGCGCAATCGAAAACCGAATCCGGCTGCTGGGCGAGATCACGCAAGCGCTGGTCGGCGTGTGGAGCCACGAGCATGTCTCGGTGCGGCTGTCGCCCAATGGCGAAACCCAGGGCGTCAACGATGCGACCCCCGAGGCGACCTTCACCGCCGCCGCAGCCCTGCTAGACAGCATCGGCATCGCGTTTCTGGAACTGCGCGAGCCGCCTGCCACCGGCACCTTCGGCGCCAGCGACGTTCCGCCGGTCAGCCCGCAGATCCGCAAGGTGTTCAAGGGGCCCCTGGTGCTCAACAGCGACTATGTGCTGGAAAATGCCTCTGCCGCGATGGCCGAAGGCCGCGCCGACGCGATCAGCTTTGGCCGCACCTTCCTCGCCAACCCCGATCTGCCCGCCCGGCTAGCCGTCGATGCGCCGCTCACCCCGGACAATCCCAAGCGCTGGTACGGTCAGGGGGCAGAAGGCTATACCGACTATCCGACCATGGCCGAACAGGGGCTGGTCGCGGAAACCGCCACAGCCTCATGA
- a CDS encoding DUF1223 domain-containing protein, with amino-acid sequence MKLLWITAAAVLTTLAISALHAPSQGSALGNSAPSPARLAISQSGPVVAELFTSQGCSSCPPADAVAARLARDPAILVISRPVTYWDRLGWKDSLGREENTRLQRQYGDRAFAGANIYTPQLVIDGSAQGVGSQEAHARKQIARAGAIRARSGVTVRVARTADGGRSIVLQGRPGTGTEVMLIALSSRETVNIGRGENGGRSVSYTNVVLDEISLGSWSDGGRAIVLRPDQLDTRGADRHALVIRRGAGGAIIGSALI; translated from the coding sequence ATGAAGCTTCTCTGGATCACTGCCGCTGCGGTTCTCACCACGCTTGCCATCTCCGCCCTCCACGCACCATCTCAAGGGTCGGCGCTCGGCAATTCCGCGCCATCACCTGCAAGACTGGCGATTTCGCAATCGGGCCCCGTGGTCGCCGAGCTGTTCACCAGTCAGGGCTGCTCGTCCTGCCCGCCCGCCGATGCGGTCGCCGCAAGGCTGGCGCGCGATCCTGCCATCCTCGTCATCAGCCGCCCGGTGACCTATTGGGACCGGCTTGGCTGGAAGGACAGCCTGGGCCGCGAGGAGAACACCCGGCTGCAGCGCCAATATGGCGACCGCGCCTTTGCCGGGGCGAACATCTACACCCCGCAGCTGGTGATCGATGGCAGTGCGCAGGGAGTCGGATCGCAAGAGGCCCATGCGCGCAAGCAGATCGCGCGCGCGGGCGCCATCCGCGCCCGCAGCGGCGTCACCGTGCGCGTCGCCCGCACCGCCGATGGCGGGCGCAGCATCGTGCTGCAGGGCAGGCCGGGGACCGGCACCGAGGTGATGCTGATCGCCCTGTCCTCGCGAGAAACGGTGAACATCGGCCGCGGCGAGAATGGCGGGCGCTCGGTCAGCTACACCAATGTCGTGCTCGACGAGATCTCGCTGGGCAGCTGGAGCGACGGCGGCCGCGCGATCGTGCTACGCCCCGATCAGCTCGATACGCGCGGCGCCGACCGCCATGCGCTGGTCATCCGGCGCGGCGCGGGCGGCGCGATCATCGGCTCGGCGCTGATCTGA
- the fliS gene encoding flagellar export chaperone FliS: MSFISPRRNMGSYKAVDTASRVEGASPHDLVVILFDELLLRLDAAVRHAQRGESVPMIQARARASAIVIALEESLDFEKGGELALALARIYREASRRINAAISIDKVDMLISARQMLAEIAEAWRTIAPRG; the protein is encoded by the coding sequence ATGAGCTTCATTTCCCCCCGCCGCAACATGGGCAGCTACAAGGCCGTCGATACCGCCAGCCGGGTGGAGGGCGCCAGCCCGCATGATCTGGTCGTCATTCTGTTCGACGAACTGCTGCTGCGGCTCGATGCTGCGGTGCGCCATGCCCAGCGCGGCGAAAGCGTTCCGATGATCCAGGCGCGCGCGCGTGCCTCGGCGATCGTCATCGCGCTGGAAGAAAGCCTCGATTTCGAAAAGGGCGGCGAACTGGCGCTGGCGCTGGCGCGGATCTATCGCGAAGCCAGCCGCCGGATCAACGCCGCGATCAGCATCGACAAGGTCGACATGCTGATTTCCGCCCGCCAGATGCTCGCCGAAATCGCGGAAGCCTGGCGGACCATCGCGCCGCGCGGCTAA
- a CDS encoding DUF2269 family protein, whose product MTAFNLYKFLHILGIILLLGNITVTAIWKVFADRTRDGNIVAFGQRLVTGTDFGVTIPGIILTIVGGYGAMFEARYGFPGPDWLLWSQLCFVAAGVLWLGMLVPIQIRQARLARGFTGADTISEEYRALARRWLFWGLVATVPLVAALYFMIAKP is encoded by the coding sequence ATGACAGCCTTCAATCTGTACAAGTTTTTGCACATTCTTGGCATCATCCTGCTGCTCGGCAACATCACCGTCACCGCCATCTGGAAGGTGTTTGCCGACCGGACACGCGACGGCAACATCGTCGCCTTCGGCCAGCGACTGGTCACCGGGACCGATTTCGGCGTGACCATTCCGGGGATCATCCTCACCATCGTCGGAGGCTATGGCGCGATGTTCGAGGCGCGCTACGGCTTTCCCGGCCCCGACTGGCTGCTCTGGAGCCAGCTGTGCTTCGTCGCCGCGGGCGTGCTGTGGCTGGGCATGCTGGTGCCGATCCAGATCAGGCAGGCCAGGCTCGCGCGCGGCTTCACAGGCGCGGACACGATCAGCGAGGAGTATCGCGCGCTGGCGCGCCGCTGGCTGTTCTGGGGGCTGGTCGCGACGGTTCCGCTGGTCGCGGCGCTCTATTTCATGATCGCCAAGCCCTAG
- the fliR gene encoding flagellar biosynthetic protein FliR, whose amino-acid sequence MIAPGFATVEAQLWIWIMAMIRPGAALMVAPVFGATAVPLQVRIILSAMIGIAAANSVTINLPDSTLVSYSGFVFILGEVICGAAIGFALQVGYSAAFVAGEVISNTMGLGFASMSDPQSGASSPVIGSFLSIVAVLLLLAMDGHLMLIAIIVQSYEALPPGNAFLSPRVIFDLVEFGGTLFSMGLVIALPVGAALIIVQVTMAMLARSAPQLNLFSVGIPVAVLAGIVLLAMAAPVLADGMMRAIELGLEQSEVMAGEG is encoded by the coding sequence GTGATCGCACCGGGGTTCGCCACTGTCGAAGCGCAACTGTGGATCTGGATCATGGCGATGATCCGGCCCGGTGCCGCGCTGATGGTGGCGCCCGTGTTCGGCGCGACCGCGGTGCCGCTGCAGGTGCGCATCATCCTTTCGGCGATGATCGGCATTGCCGCGGCCAATTCGGTCACGATCAACCTGCCCGACAGCACCCTGGTCAGCTATTCGGGCTTTGTCTTCATCCTGGGCGAGGTGATCTGCGGCGCGGCGATCGGCTTTGCGCTCCAGGTCGGCTATTCCGCAGCATTCGTCGCGGGCGAAGTGATCAGCAACACCATGGGCCTGGGCTTTGCCTCGATGAGCGATCCGCAAAGCGGCGCATCGAGCCCGGTCATCGGCAGCTTCCTGTCGATCGTCGCGGTGCTGCTGCTGCTCGCCATGGACGGGCATCTGATGCTGATCGCGATCATCGTGCAGAGCTACGAGGCGCTGCCCCCGGGCAATGCGTTTCTGTCGCCGCGCGTCATCTTCGATCTGGTGGAGTTCGGCGGCACGCTGTTTTCCATGGGGTTGGTGATCGCGTTGCCGGTCGGCGCGGCGCTGATCATCGTGCAGGTCACCATGGCGATGCTCGCGCGCTCGGCGCCGCAGCTCAATCTGTTTTCTGTCGGCATCCCGGTCGCGGTGCTGGCGGGCATCGTGCTGCTCGCGATGGCAGCGCCCGTGCTCGCCGATGGCATGATGCGCGCGATCGAACTGGGCCTCGAGCAATCCGAAGTGATGGCAGGGGAGGGCTGA
- a CDS encoding DMT family transporter has translation MTKATERGGGLALLALILSNVALAFGPLFVRMADTGPVSAGFWRLSLALPVLVLIAMQRREPLSGFRPGIWWMLALGGFAFALDLASWNFGIERTKLANATLFGNMGSILLVLYGFVISRAWPHKAEAGAVLLAIIGASLLMGSSYELDVRNLVGDLFCLAAGVLYVVYLLSIRHVRNDLGSWSVLVWSTVFGIGPLLGIALLLGEPVWPTDWTPVLLLAVVCQLFGQGLMVYAVNHFSPVVLGIALLGQPVIACIIGWVVFDEILSLADWIGMIAIGIALVLVRLPEARRAARLAGSAPAS, from the coding sequence ATGACAAAAGCAACCGAGCGCGGTGGCGGCCTTGCCCTGCTGGCGCTGATTCTGTCCAATGTCGCGCTCGCCTTCGGCCCGCTGTTCGTGCGGATGGCCGATACTGGGCCTGTGTCCGCAGGATTCTGGCGGCTCAGCCTGGCGCTGCCGGTGCTGGTGCTGATCGCGATGCAACGGCGCGAGCCGCTGTCGGGCTTTCGCCCGGGCATCTGGTGGATGCTGGCGCTGGGCGGCTTTGCCTTTGCGCTCGACCTTGCCAGCTGGAACTTCGGGATCGAACGCACCAAGCTCGCCAATGCGACCCTGTTCGGCAACATGGGCAGCATTCTGCTCGTGCTCTACGGCTTCGTCATCAGCCGTGCCTGGCCGCACAAGGCGGAGGCAGGAGCGGTGCTGCTGGCGATTATCGGCGCATCGCTGCTGATGGGAAGCTCCTACGAGCTCGATGTCCGCAATCTGGTCGGCGATCTGTTCTGCCTGGCAGCGGGCGTGCTGTATGTCGTCTATCTGCTGAGCATCCGTCATGTCCGCAACGATCTGGGCAGCTGGTCGGTGCTGGTCTGGTCGACCGTGTTCGGCATCGGCCCGTTGCTGGGGATCGCGCTGCTGCTGGGCGAGCCGGTCTGGCCGACCGACTGGACCCCGGTGCTGCTGCTCGCGGTCGTCTGCCAGCTCTTCGGCCAGGGGCTGATGGTCTATGCGGTCAACCATTTCTCGCCGGTGGTGCTGGGCATCGCCTTGCTCGGCCAGCCGGTGATCGCGTGCATCATCGGCTGGGTGGTGTTCGACGAGATCTTGTCGCTGGCGGACTGGATCGGCATGATCGCGATCGGCATCGCGCTGGTGCTGGTGCGCCTTCCCGAGGCACGCCGAGCCGCGCGACTTGCAGGTTCGGCTCCGGCTTCCTAA
- a CDS encoding COQ9 family protein → MYRPTKLDTLPADATLDEVRLFLPPLIADEAVFDGWTPAARDAAASAQGVEPGLAQLAFDQGAMDMIEAWISHIDAQMIEAFPPERIAAMKIRERITALVAFRFEAVAHQREALRRATAILALPSNLGRAAKLSWRTADLMWRLAGDTATDYNHYSKRMILSGVYGSTLMAFLDDESADFTDTHAFLGRRIDNVMQFEKAKAKWTKGGESLSLTRFLGRLRYPAR, encoded by the coding sequence ATGTACCGCCCGACCAAGCTCGATACCCTGCCCGCCGATGCCACGCTCGACGAGGTGCGGCTGTTCCTGCCGCCGCTCATCGCCGATGAAGCGGTATTCGATGGCTGGACGCCGGCTGCACGCGATGCCGCCGCAAGCGCCCAAGGCGTCGAACCGGGGCTTGCCCAGCTGGCCTTCGACCAGGGCGCGATGGACATGATCGAGGCGTGGATCAGCCACATCGACGCACAGATGATCGAGGCGTTTCCGCCAGAGCGGATTGCTGCGATGAAGATCCGCGAGCGAATCACCGCGCTCGTCGCGTTCCGGTTCGAGGCGGTGGCGCACCAGCGCGAGGCGCTGCGCCGCGCGACCGCGATCCTGGCGCTGCCTTCCAATCTGGGGCGCGCGGCGAAACTTTCGTGGCGCACCGCAGACCTGATGTGGCGGCTCGCCGGCGATACCGCCACCGACTACAATCACTATTCCAAGCGCATGATCCTCTCGGGCGTCTATGGATCGACGCTGATGGCATTTCTCGATGACGAAAGCGCCGACTTCACCGACACCCACGCTTTTCTGGGCCGCCGCATCGACAACGTCATGCAGTTCGAAAAGGCCAAGGCCAAGTGGACCAAGGGCGGCGAGAGCCTGAGCCTGACCCGCTTTCTGGGCCGTCTGCGCTACCCGGCGCGCTGA